A genomic segment from Elusimicrobiota bacterium encodes:
- a CDS encoding HAMP domain-containing sensor histidine kinase, translating to MSDAKMHTEFLPAERADADEVARQREFINHIPLLAELLDAIIGFVLILNRHRQAVFVNKAFRDFNSGKDVKKEIIGFRPGEIMGCKHSAETPGGCGTTKFCRECGAAKALAAALAGTESVEECRIITKAGGDDLNLLVKSQPFKQENQDHIIFSFVDISHEKRRTALEHIFFHDVLNTAGSLSGLTELMLMLGPEKIITYVPTAHDAARRLVEQILSQRDLAAAERGELNPQAAEVRALELIKEIADVFSGHEAAKGRKITITPDSQDLSLKTDGVLLSRVIGNMVKNAVEAERAGAEIKVSCRQTPAGIAFSVSNPTPMSESTRLQIFQKSFSTKGVGRGLGTYSIRLLTEKYLKGSVSCSSGPGGTVFEAVYPENL from the coding sequence ATGTCCGACGCGAAAATGCATACTGAGTTTTTGCCCGCGGAGAGAGCCGATGCGGATGAAGTCGCGCGCCAGCGGGAATTTATCAATCATATCCCGCTGCTTGCGGAGCTTCTTGACGCCATAATCGGTTTTGTTCTGATACTTAACAGACACAGGCAGGCGGTTTTTGTCAATAAAGCGTTCCGCGATTTCAACAGCGGAAAAGATGTAAAAAAAGAGATTATCGGGTTTCGTCCGGGCGAGATAATGGGATGTAAACATTCCGCGGAGACCCCGGGCGGCTGCGGAACCACGAAGTTCTGCCGTGAATGCGGCGCGGCCAAAGCATTGGCCGCCGCCCTTGCGGGGACCGAGTCGGTGGAAGAGTGCAGGATCATCACTAAAGCCGGAGGCGACGACCTCAACCTGCTGGTCAAAAGCCAGCCGTTCAAACAGGAGAACCAGGACCACATTATATTTTCCTTTGTGGACATAAGCCATGAAAAGCGCAGGACCGCGCTTGAACACATTTTCTTCCATGACGTTCTTAACACCGCGGGAAGCTTAAGCGGGCTTACGGAGCTTATGCTGATGCTCGGTCCTGAGAAGATAATTACCTATGTGCCGACGGCTCATGACGCCGCCAGGCGGCTGGTAGAGCAGATCCTGTCCCAGAGGGACCTGGCCGCCGCCGAGAGGGGAGAACTAAACCCGCAGGCGGCCGAAGTCAGGGCGCTGGAACTCATTAAAGAGATAGCGGACGTCTTTTCCGGCCACGAGGCGGCAAAAGGGCGTAAGATCACGATAACCCCCGATTCACAGGACCTGTCTCTGAAAACCGACGGCGTTCTTCTCTCAAGGGTCATCGGCAACATGGTAAAGAACGCAGTGGAAGCCGAAAGGGCCGGGGCGGAGATAAAAGTTTCATGCCGCCAAACGCCTGCGGGAATAGCTTTTTCGGTGAGTAATCCCACTCCCATGAGCGAGAGCACAAGGCTGCAGATATTCCAAAAATCCTTCTCCACCAAAGGGGTGGGGCGCGGCCTTGGCACCTACAGCATAAGGCTTCTTACCGAGAAATACCTGAAAGGCAGCGTTTCCTGTTCTTCCGGTCCCGGGGGCACGGTTTTTGAGGCTGTCTACCCGGAAAATCTCTGA
- a CDS encoding EamA family transporter, translating into MELSTIIFLVLAIIAWGSGAFLDKMTLRYVDASGAFYIRTLFMLILFIPFLAWKYIPARYALLNSNKLASVYILSSVVVTMGGVFFYLKAMSGGEASKIVPLSSTYPFITFALAMFFLGENFTLNKLMGTLLISGGIYFISK; encoded by the coding sequence ATGGAACTATCCACGATAATATTCCTTGTGCTTGCAATAATCGCCTGGGGCTCGGGCGCTTTTTTGGACAAAATGACGCTGAGATATGTGGACGCTTCCGGAGCTTTTTATATCAGAACGCTCTTCATGCTGATCCTTTTCATTCCCTTCCTCGCGTGGAAATATATCCCGGCCAGGTACGCGCTTTTGAATTCCAATAAGCTGGCTTCTGTCTATATCCTCTCAAGCGTGGTAGTGACGATGGGCGGGGTCTTTTTTTATCTCAAAGCCATGAGCGGCGGCGAAGCCTCAAAAATAGTGCCTTTAAGTTCCACCTACCCGTTTATAACATTCGCGCTGGCCATGTTTTTCCTCGGAGAAAATTTTACCCTGAACAAGCTGATGGGCACGCTGCTCATCTCCGGCGGAATATATTTTATATCAAAATAG
- a CDS encoding ATPase, T2SS/T4P/T4SS family, producing MIAELLAKVEAPEEIEVLGEAAAEEDSKVGTPVIMLVNSIISQAHRQKSSDIHIEHEEKISHVRVRIDGVLKNIMSIPKHIAAGPLVARIKIMAELDISNHMRPQDGRAKLKISGVEVGLRVSTLPTSYGEKVVMRILDQRAAEVPFEKLGFAAEISRAFEKCIEAPQGIILVTGPTGSGKTTTLYSVLNKCRSEGTNITTVEDPIEYKLQGINQVQVNEKQGLNFAAVLRSVLRQDPDIIMVGEIRDHETADIAFQAAMTGHLVFSTLHTNDTVSTISRLVDMGVERFKISPGLLAITAQRLVRKLCPACKAEVPRDLSDPAILAALREHGYPEKYYVSKGCKECGNEGHAGRTSIVELLLITDAIKTVINSGAQGAEITRIALDSGNLRTMTRDALWHLAEGVTSLGEISPYLLLDKKPAEAAPAPATAPVLQTEAEADAQARSPGPAAGGPMSVMVVDDIPIIRLLLRKALEAQGYEVKEAVDGEEALTSIAAQSPDLLISDINMPHMNGLDLIKGIRQGLGITDMPIIILTTETSDESQELALQLGADDYITKPFKQNIVVARVNAALRRFGKVK from the coding sequence GTGATAGCCGAACTGCTGGCTAAAGTGGAAGCCCCGGAAGAGATAGAAGTGCTGGGGGAAGCCGCCGCGGAAGAAGACAGCAAGGTAGGCACCCCGGTTATAATGCTGGTCAACTCCATAATTTCGCAGGCACACAGGCAGAAATCCTCCGACATACACATAGAGCACGAAGAGAAGATCAGCCACGTGCGCGTGAGGATAGACGGCGTGCTGAAAAATATCATGTCCATCCCCAAGCACATAGCGGCCGGGCCGCTGGTCGCCCGCATAAAGATAATGGCCGAACTGGACATCTCAAACCACATGCGGCCGCAGGACGGCAGGGCAAAGCTCAAAATATCCGGCGTGGAAGTGGGCCTGCGGGTTTCCACCCTGCCCACCTCGTACGGGGAAAAAGTGGTAATGCGCATACTGGACCAGCGGGCGGCCGAGGTCCCTTTTGAAAAACTCGGCTTCGCGGCCGAGATTTCGCGGGCCTTTGAAAAATGCATAGAGGCCCCTCAGGGCATAATTCTTGTCACGGGACCTACCGGCTCAGGCAAGACGACCACGCTTTACTCGGTGCTGAACAAATGCAGGAGCGAAGGCACCAACATAACCACCGTGGAAGACCCCATAGAGTATAAGCTTCAAGGCATAAACCAGGTGCAGGTCAACGAGAAGCAGGGGCTTAATTTCGCGGCCGTGCTCCGCTCGGTGCTAAGGCAGGACCCCGACATCATAATGGTGGGCGAAATACGCGACCATGAAACGGCGGATATCGCGTTCCAGGCCGCCATGACGGGGCACTTGGTGTTTTCCACTCTGCACACCAATGACACGGTTTCCACTATTTCCCGCCTGGTGGATATGGGGGTCGAGCGCTTTAAAATCTCCCCCGGGTTGCTGGCGATCACGGCCCAGCGGCTGGTCAGAAAGCTCTGTCCGGCTTGCAAAGCGGAAGTTCCGCGGGACCTGTCGGACCCGGCCATCCTGGCGGCCCTCCGCGAGCATGGCTATCCGGAAAAGTATTATGTTTCAAAGGGCTGCAAAGAATGCGGTAACGAGGGGCATGCCGGCCGCACCTCCATTGTTGAGCTGCTTCTTATCACTGACGCCATAAAGACCGTTATAAATTCCGGCGCTCAAGGTGCGGAAATAACCCGCATCGCGCTGGACTCAGGTAACCTCCGGACTATGACCCGTGACGCGCTCTGGCATCTTGCAGAAGGCGTTACTTCGCTTGGCGAGATAAGTCCGTACCTGCTCCTGGACAAAAAACCGGCTGAGGCCGCCCCTGCCCCAGCCACTGCGCCTGTCCTTCAGACGGAGGCCGAGGCCGACGCGCAGGCCCGGAGCCCGGGCCCGGCTGCGGGCGGGCCGATGAGCGTGATGGTGGTGGACGACATACCGATCATTCGCCTGTTGCTGCGGAAAGCCCTGGAGGCGCAGGGCTATGAAGTGAAAGAAGCCGTGGACGGGGAAGAGGCGCTTACCTCTATAGCGGCGCAATCCCCCGACCTGCTGATTTCCGATATCAACATGCCGCACATGAACGGGCTGGACCTTATAAAAGGCATAAGGCAGGGCCTCGGCATCACCGATATGCCGATAATAATACTGACCACTGAAACCTCCGACGAAAGCCAGGAACTTGCCCTGCAGCTCGGGGCCGACGACTATATCACCAAGCCTTTCAAGCAGAACATCGTAGTGGCCAGGGTTAACGCCGCCCTGAGGCGGTTCGGGAAAGTGAAGTAA
- a CDS encoding metallopeptidase family protein, translating to MTIDEFERAVAVAVRALPAFFKERMVNVVITVRARPGAAQAGKFSGKLLGLYEGVPLPDRGRFYSGAMPDKITLFKDNIEAACLDGRDIKAEIRNVVMHETAHHFGITDAELRQKGLY from the coding sequence ATGACCATTGATGAATTTGAGAGGGCAGTGGCGGTCGCCGTAAGGGCATTGCCCGCTTTTTTTAAGGAGCGGATGGTAAATGTCGTTATCACTGTCCGCGCCCGGCCGGGCGCGGCGCAGGCGGGAAAATTCAGCGGGAAACTTTTGGGGCTTTACGAGGGCGTTCCGCTGCCGGACAGGGGGCGTTTTTACAGCGGAGCCATGCCGGATAAAATAACGCTTTTCAAGGATAACATCGAGGCCGCCTGCCTGGACGGGCGGGATATCAAGGCTGAAATACGCAACGTGGTAATGCACGAAACAGCCCATCACTTCGGAATTACCGACGCCGAACTCCGGCAGAAGGGCCTGTACTAG
- a CDS encoding glycosyl hydrolase, translating into MKWIKAAVAAVIIAAAAAFFILRKESPELFRRKTEMEKQYPVCVIGVSEPTGVISAEKAGIRNIYINWKTSFPASAVKAIRASGAVPMITWEPYLQDLRRDTLLPAIAGGKYDAYIARFARQAGGGPVFIRFGHEPNSDWYGWSGVNAAPELYVKAFRRVRKIFLNQNNVTAKFVFSVNAEDVPAEAWNRFENYYPGDDCADVIGIDAYNWGGGQKTWQKWVKPWKMFGAAYERTVKAFPLKPVFLTETASCSNGGDKVLWIGRLLGSIGKRFPAVKAVIWFNINKERDWALSSDEMRAQFYGSCGAGRFECSDKSLEWLFTPHFDGTPSGD; encoded by the coding sequence ATGAAGTGGATAAAAGCCGCAGTCGCCGCAGTTATTATCGCCGCTGCGGCGGCTTTTTTTATCCTTCGCAAGGAGAGTCCTGAGCTTTTTCGCCGGAAAACCGAAATGGAAAAACAATATCCGGTCTGTGTTATCGGGGTATCCGAGCCGACCGGAGTTATTTCAGCCGAAAAAGCCGGCATCCGCAACATTTATATAAACTGGAAAACCTCTTTCCCGGCATCGGCGGTAAAGGCTATACGGGCTTCCGGGGCGGTCCCGATGATAACATGGGAGCCGTATCTTCAAGACCTCAGGCGCGACACCCTTTTGCCGGCCATAGCCGGCGGCAAATACGACGCTTATATAGCCCGTTTCGCCAGGCAAGCCGGCGGTGGGCCGGTGTTTATACGGTTCGGGCATGAGCCTAACAGCGACTGGTACGGCTGGTCGGGCGTAAATGCGGCGCCCGAGCTTTATGTAAAAGCGTTCCGCCGGGTCCGGAAGATATTTTTAAACCAGAACAATGTAACCGCTAAATTCGTTTTTTCCGTTAACGCGGAAGATGTTCCCGCCGAAGCATGGAACCGGTTTGAAAATTACTATCCGGGCGACGACTGCGCCGATGTAATAGGCATAGACGCCTATAACTGGGGCGGCGGCCAAAAGACCTGGCAGAAATGGGTAAAGCCCTGGAAAATGTTCGGCGCGGCCTATGAGAGGACGGTAAAGGCGTTTCCTTTAAAACCGGTTTTTTTGACCGAAACAGCCTCCTGCTCAAACGGCGGCGACAAGGTTCTATGGATAGGGCGGCTGCTGGGTTCCATCGGGAAAAGATTTCCGGCGGTAAAGGCTGTTATCTGGTTTAACATCAACAAGGAGCGCGACTGGGCACTTTCTTCTGACGAAATGCGCGCTCAATTTTATGGTTCCTGTGGCGCCGGGCGTTTTGAGTGTTCGGATAAAAGCCTGGAATGGCTGTTTACCCCGCACTTTGACGGGACCCCTTCCGGGGATTGA